One window of Trichocoleus sp. genomic DNA carries:
- a CDS encoding adenosine deaminase, translated as MLYAELHRHLGGSVVPRVLWRYFQRNQPELSEQFANYDAFEDFYTRPRNTLDEYLELHTLVEKVQTNATLPYFVYRLMRGAYVFENLAYLELRYTPYLRTPEHLSQNDRIDQMANIVEVVGRASQVGEYPIVTSQILCMHSRLPHEVNRAIVDLAAQMPQYVCAIDLAGGDAHYAERLDEFVELFAYARSIGLNTTGHLYETKEGCYPELLPYLMRIGHGIQIPLQYPELLPQLAREGQCLEVCPTTYPKTGTLKDIQELKVVFDRCFDAGVDIAICTDNAGLHNVRLPFEYENLLTQDIIGFEELQACQDAAFRHAFAWKHKERPASILTNILRPELNPVR; from the coding sequence ATGTTATATGCAGAATTACATCGTCATCTAGGCGGTTCTGTCGTTCCCCGCGTGCTGTGGCGATATTTTCAACGGAATCAGCCTGAACTATCCGAGCAGTTTGCCAACTACGACGCATTTGAAGACTTCTACACCCGACCCCGCAACACGTTAGACGAATACTTAGAGCTTCATACGCTGGTGGAGAAAGTTCAGACCAACGCCACGCTGCCTTATTTCGTTTATCGTCTCATGCGGGGTGCTTATGTATTCGAGAATCTGGCATATTTGGAACTGCGCTACACGCCTTATCTCCGCACTCCAGAACATTTAAGCCAGAACGATCGCATTGATCAAATGGCTAACATTGTCGAAGTGGTTGGCAGAGCCAGTCAGGTTGGGGAATATCCGATTGTCACCAGCCAAATTCTCTGTATGCACTCGCGGCTTCCTCATGAGGTGAATCGAGCGATCGTTGATCTGGCGGCTCAGATGCCTCAGTATGTCTGCGCGATCGACCTGGCTGGAGGTGATGCTCACTATGCAGAGCGACTGGACGAGTTTGTTGAGCTGTTTGCTTATGCCCGTTCGATCGGACTCAACACCACCGGACATTTGTATGAAACAAAGGAAGGCTGCTATCCCGAACTGCTGCCCTACCTGATGCGAATCGGTCACGGCATTCAAATCCCGCTACAGTATCCCGAGCTACTGCCCCAACTGGCAAGAGAAGGTCAATGTTTAGAGGTCTGCCCGACCACCTATCCCAAAACGGGCACGCTTAAGGATATTCAGGAGTTGAAGGTTGTGTTCGATCGCTGCTTTGATGCCGGAGTAGACATTGCTATCTGCACCGATAACGCCGGATTACATAATGTTCGTCTTCCTTTTGAATATGAGAATTTGCTGACGCAGGACATTATCGGCTTTGAGGAACTGCAAGCTTGTCAGGATGCTGCTTTCCGTCACGCCTTTGCCTGGAAACACAAAGAACGTCCGGCTTCAATTCTCACAAACATCTTGCGCCCTGAACTTAACCCTGTTCGCTAA
- a CDS encoding ATP-binding cassette domain-containing protein, with protein MTQPFCGQRISIVGTSGSGKTTLARQISQVLQMPHIELDALQWEPNWTTAEPALFRSRVEQALQGDRWVVDGNYSKVRDLVWGRADAVIWLDYAFPVVFRRIFSRTLWRGITKQELWNGNRETLKRSFSQDSMILWVLRTYHRRRKEYPVLLARSDYAHLKQIRLHSPKSTAVWLLALSQRSEVKV; from the coding sequence ATGACTCAGCCTTTTTGTGGTCAACGTATTTCGATTGTCGGCACAAGCGGTTCTGGCAAAACGACCTTAGCTCGGCAGATTTCCCAAGTTCTCCAGATGCCACATATCGAACTGGATGCACTGCAATGGGAACCAAACTGGACCACGGCAGAACCAGCACTATTTCGATCGCGAGTAGAACAAGCATTACAGGGCGATCGATGGGTAGTAGACGGAAATTACAGCAAAGTGCGTGATCTCGTTTGGGGTCGAGCCGACGCCGTGATCTGGCTAGACTATGCCTTTCCGGTTGTCTTTCGCCGTATTTTTTCTCGGACGTTATGGCGTGGGATCACGAAACAAGAACTCTGGAACGGCAACCGAGAAACACTGAAACGGTCTTTCAGCCAGGATTCAATGATCCTCTGGGTGCTCCGAACCTACCATCGCAGACGCAAGGAATATCCGGTTTTGCTGGCGCGATCGGATTATGCCCACCTGAAACAGATTCGTCTCCATTCTCCAAAGTCCACC